In a genomic window of Ignavibacteria bacterium:
- a CDS encoding 16S rRNA (uracil(1498)-N(3))-methyltransferase translates to MDHIYIRECEPTHTTAPLSVDAARHIAALRLRDGEQVKVLNGRGLIALCAVRRTDGAARLDVTSTTMTPKPPSLTLVMSVLDNRDRYEFALEKATELGITRFIPLLAERSQHHRVNHDRLVAKAIAAVTQCGVPWLPEIMPAVGIDHVDWSETIVMGDDKGAPPNTADLTGDVCVVVGPEGDFSDREKSLLTNDLRTKRWAIGRNRLRAETAAIALIANVVSVR, encoded by the coding sequence ATGGACCACATCTACATTCGAGAGTGCGAACCAACGCATACAACAGCCCCGTTGAGTGTCGACGCGGCGCGTCACATCGCTGCCCTGCGCCTGCGAGACGGGGAGCAGGTAAAGGTCCTCAACGGTAGGGGGCTTATCGCCCTTTGCGCTGTGCGGCGGACCGACGGCGCGGCACGGCTTGACGTCACGTCCACCACCATGACCCCCAAGCCCCCTTCACTCACGCTTGTGATGTCGGTTCTCGACAATCGGGACCGCTACGAATTCGCCCTCGAAAAGGCCACCGAGTTAGGGATCACCCGTTTCATTCCGCTCTTGGCTGAACGATCACAACATCACCGCGTGAATCACGACCGACTCGTAGCCAAGGCCATTGCTGCCGTAACCCAGTGCGGAGTTCCGTGGCTGCCGGAGATCATGCCCGCTGTAGGGATCGATCACGTGGATTGGAGCGAGACGATCGTTATGGGCGATGACAAAGGTGCTCCTCCAAACACCGCGGACCTCACCGGCGACGTCTGTGTGGTGGTTGGTCCGGAAGGCGACTTCTCCGACCGTGAGAAGTCCTTGTTAACGAACGATCTCCGCACAAAGCGATGGGCCATTGGCCGTAATCGACTTCGTGCGGAGACCGCAGCGATCGCTCTGATCGCAAATGTTGTTAGCGTGCGATGA
- a CDS encoding enoyl-CoA hydratase/isomerase family protein: protein MSTDYTCIETYVPQKGVGAIKLNRPAVLNALSLQTMIELVQAFEAYDADPAVRCIVIHGSTRAFAAGADITEMSDATTVNMLERDQFARWERIRTVKTPVIAAVSGFALGGGCELAMLADMIVASDTAQFGQPEINIGVMPGAGGTQRLTRAVGKALAMEIVLTGRSISAQQALQAGLVNRVVPAEFYLQEAFALAGDVASKAPLATRLAKESVLKAFSTTLEGGLEFERKNFYMLFATEDQKEGMSAFVEKRKPEWKGK, encoded by the coding sequence ATGAGTACAGACTATACCTGCATCGAGACCTACGTTCCGCAGAAGGGCGTTGGCGCGATCAAGCTCAACAGACCAGCAGTTCTCAATGCGTTGAGCCTGCAAACGATGATCGAACTTGTCCAGGCCTTTGAGGCCTATGACGCAGATCCAGCCGTTCGCTGCATCGTGATCCACGGCAGTACACGAGCCTTTGCCGCCGGCGCAGACATCACGGAGATGTCGGACGCTACCACGGTGAACATGCTGGAACGCGACCAATTCGCTCGGTGGGAGCGCATTCGAACCGTTAAAACTCCGGTGATCGCCGCTGTGAGCGGATTTGCGCTCGGTGGCGGGTGTGAACTTGCGATGCTGGCCGACATGATCGTTGCCAGCGACACAGCGCAGTTCGGTCAGCCCGAGATCAACATCGGCGTGATGCCTGGTGCCGGCGGAACACAGCGACTCACGCGTGCAGTGGGCAAGGCCTTGGCGATGGAGATCGTCCTAACTGGTCGCAGCATTTCGGCGCAGCAGGCACTCCAAGCCGGACTCGTCAATCGCGTAGTCCCAGCTGAGTTCTACCTGCAAGAAGCTTTTGCCCTGGCCGGTGATGTGGCGTCCAAGGCGCCCCTTGCCACCAGACTTGCCAAGGAGTCGGTTCTGAAGGCCTTCTCCACAACTCTCGAAGGGGGCTTGGAGTTCGAGCGCAAGAACTTCTACATGCTCTTCGCAACCGAGGATCAAAAGGAAGGGATGTCTGCCTTTGTTGAAAAACGTAAACCCGAATGGAAAGGAAAGTGA
- a CDS encoding enoyl-CoA hydratase/isomerase family protein: protein MNFETILYTIENGIGTITLNRPDSFNAANEQLTTELQAALADARDNNNVRCVVLTGAGKAFCSGQDLKDAPKSGSKRDLTDSLQRRYNPIIRLMRDMPKPIICGINGVAAGAGLSLALAADVRIMSSSARLVEAFIGIALIPDSGATWFYPRMLGYAKAFEFATLNKPISAEQALELGMVNSIVHPKAFADAVAAVATQYASGPTQTYGFVKSLLQKGLSGSLEDMLELEADYQQRAGDSSDYAEGVAAFIEKRSPSFTGR from the coding sequence ATGAACTTCGAAACGATCCTCTATACGATCGAGAACGGTATCGGCACGATCACCCTGAACCGTCCGGATTCGTTCAACGCCGCAAACGAGCAGCTCACTACAGAGCTTCAAGCAGCACTTGCAGATGCTCGCGATAACAACAACGTGCGATGTGTTGTCCTCACCGGCGCTGGCAAGGCATTCTGTTCAGGTCAGGATCTGAAGGATGCTCCAAAGTCTGGCAGTAAGCGCGACCTCACGGATTCGTTGCAGCGCAGGTACAATCCGATCATCCGACTCATGCGAGACATGCCGAAGCCGATCATCTGCGGCATCAATGGTGTTGCAGCTGGCGCCGGACTCTCTCTTGCACTTGCGGCCGATGTGCGGATCATGAGCTCGTCAGCACGACTTGTAGAAGCATTCATTGGGATCGCCCTCATTCCCGACTCCGGAGCAACGTGGTTCTACCCGCGCATGCTTGGGTACGCAAAAGCCTTTGAGTTCGCAACGCTCAACAAGCCGATCTCCGCAGAACAAGCGCTTGAACTTGGGATGGTGAATTCCATCGTCCATCCAAAAGCATTTGCCGATGCTGTTGCTGCTGTTGCAACACAGTATGCCTCTGGACCTACACAGACCTATGGCTTCGTAAAGTCACTGTTGCAAAAGGGGCTCTCCGGTTCCTTGGAAGACATGCTTGAACTCGAAGCGGACTATCAACAACGTGCCGGTGATTCTTCGGACTACGCAGAGGGTGTTGCAGCCTTCATCGAGAAACGTTCGCCTTCTTTCACCGGACGATAA
- a CDS encoding HDIG domain-containing protein, with protein MARQKPTLFEQIREEDRAAATAGGMATNKALRIVILVGATLLLMAFLPGRLGDTQRTAFDRSRIGTSWTEESVIAEYPFPVNKDIDTLAKQREAAQAATPATVRRTTDALQQARTRLQSEIGRASDPASSILAGRGLAALTSAYNGEIIDRDNAQLPGEVVIELVSSAEELVLPVTSLRDSIDVALSFESSFSDLAEGTRRSVTEALRNAIVPTLRVDDRAWANARSVASQNVATTTEIIQRGDVIVRKGQRVDAPILERLAAYRFGQYLRSTSQFSFLVVLGAFGHAFFIMSMVALYLYYVRRSSFERNGQLASLLAMPVVSAGLGWLTIALPTTLPLEYVIIVPGMAMVVSILYDVRTAIVVTLACSLSVAAARGNDHVIAVVMIVGSAMVAYSATNLRSRTQVFTFILSILIGLVVVTLSIELERATPAIALILKLGASAVNSVLSPLIAFAVILIMERALNLATDLRLEEFDNINHPLLQQLNERAPGTYQHTMAVVRLSETAASAIGANALLARVGALYHDVGKLEKSEYFIENQIDIDNKHDRLTPKRSAGIIRQHVQDGIELAREYKLPDRIWKFIPMHHGTILIKHFYAKAIDEAIEKELLVDEQDFRYPGPKPDSKETAIVMLADAAEALSRLVDTSQREEIVRAVEKIITDRTADGQLNDTPLTLNDLDIIKESFVKSLLGSSHQRVRYKDVPPPQEPARS; from the coding sequence ATGGCACGTCAAAAGCCGACTCTCTTTGAACAGATCCGCGAGGAAGACCGAGCCGCGGCAACTGCCGGCGGCATGGCAACGAACAAGGCTTTACGCATCGTGATCCTTGTTGGGGCCACGCTGCTCTTGATGGCCTTCCTACCCGGACGTTTGGGTGACACCCAACGCACCGCGTTCGATAGATCACGGATCGGTACAAGTTGGACGGAAGAGTCGGTGATCGCCGAGTATCCGTTCCCGGTGAACAAGGACATCGACACACTCGCGAAGCAACGGGAAGCAGCACAGGCAGCTACACCGGCCACTGTTCGTCGAACAACGGATGCTCTCCAACAAGCTCGGACGCGACTACAATCGGAGATCGGTCGTGCTTCAGATCCGGCATCGTCCATTCTCGCCGGACGTGGACTCGCTGCACTAACGTCGGCCTACAACGGAGAGATCATCGATCGGGATAATGCCCAGTTGCCGGGCGAGGTTGTGATCGAACTGGTATCGTCTGCAGAAGAACTCGTGCTACCGGTTACGTCGCTCCGCGATTCGATCGATGTTGCACTCTCGTTTGAGTCATCCTTCTCCGACCTCGCAGAAGGAACCCGACGCTCTGTCACCGAAGCTCTTCGAAACGCCATCGTCCCTACCCTGCGTGTGGATGATCGTGCATGGGCAAACGCTCGGTCTGTTGCCTCTCAGAACGTTGCAACAACAACAGAGATCATTCAACGAGGCGATGTGATCGTTCGTAAGGGGCAGCGGGTTGACGCCCCTATCCTAGAACGTCTCGCTGCCTATCGTTTCGGTCAGTATCTGCGCTCAACATCGCAGTTCTCCTTCCTTGTGGTTCTCGGTGCCTTTGGTCATGCCTTCTTCATCATGAGCATGGTGGCGCTCTACCTGTACTACGTGCGTCGGTCGAGCTTTGAACGTAACGGACAACTCGCAAGTCTTTTGGCCATGCCTGTTGTGTCGGCAGGTCTTGGTTGGTTGACCATTGCTCTCCCCACAACCCTTCCGTTGGAATACGTCATCATCGTGCCCGGCATGGCCATGGTGGTGTCCATCCTGTACGATGTGCGCACGGCCATTGTTGTCACGCTGGCATGCTCGCTTTCGGTTGCCGCCGCTCGCGGCAACGACCACGTGATCGCCGTGGTGATGATCGTTGGCAGTGCAATGGTTGCCTACTCTGCTACAAACCTTCGCTCTCGCACGCAGGTCTTTACGTTCATCCTCTCGATCCTCATCGGTCTGGTCGTTGTGACGCTGTCCATCGAACTTGAACGCGCAACGCCGGCCATTGCATTGATCCTGAAGCTCGGTGCATCTGCCGTGAACTCCGTGTTATCGCCCCTTATCGCCTTTGCCGTGATCCTCATCATGGAACGGGCGCTCAACCTTGCAACCGATCTGCGCTTGGAAGAGTTCGACAACATCAATCATCCGTTGTTGCAGCAACTCAACGAACGGGCTCCCGGCACGTACCAACATACCATGGCCGTTGTCCGATTGAGTGAGACCGCTGCATCTGCCATCGGTGCCAATGCGCTTCTGGCACGGGTTGGCGCGCTGTACCATGATGTTGGCAAGCTCGAGAAGTCGGAGTACTTCATCGAGAACCAGATCGACATCGACAACAAGCACGACCGCCTTACTCCCAAACGTAGTGCCGGCATCATCCGTCAGCACGTACAGGACGGCATTGAACTTGCTCGTGAATACAAACTTCCTGATCGCATCTGGAAGTTCATTCCAATGCACCACGGCACCATTCTCATCAAACACTTCTACGCAAAGGCCATCGACGAGGCCATTGAGAAGGAGCTCTTGGTGGATGAGCAAGACTTTCGGTATCCGGGTCCAAAGCCCGATTCGAAGGAGACGGCCATCGTGATGCTTGCCGATGCAGCCGAAGCACTTTCCCGACTTGTAGACACCAGTCAACGCGAGGAGATCGTGCGCGCCGTTGAGAAGATCATCACCGATCGTACGGCCGACGGACAACTCAATGATACGCCCCTTACTCTCAACGACCTTGACATCATCAAGGAGTCGTTCGTGAAGAGCCTGCTTGGCTCTTCCCACCAACGAGTTCGCTACAAGGACGTTCCGCCGCCGCAGGAACCTGCGAGATCGTAA
- the xerD gene encoding site-specific tyrosine recombinase XerD translates to MDLPPALTRDVRQFLQYIRLERGLADTTLKAYEHDVRQYAEFLAGRDLSSFAESSLAIARAFFETLAEAGLSPSSRARYLSSLKHLHRFLLGSQRITVDVTEAMELPRSKRTLPDCLSVDEMRAILEAFSGDDAYSLRDRAMVETMYACGLRVSELTSLRQRDVLFDVELIRVFGKGSKERIVPIGHEALTWISKYQATARGQLIRTAETDDVLFLSSRGKQISRMTVWNIIQKACAEAGIEQHVHPHMFRHSFATHLLEGGADLRAVQEMLGHADIATTQIYTHIDRDYVKEVHTLFHPRSHQRR, encoded by the coding sequence ATGGACCTTCCGCCCGCACTGACGCGTGATGTACGACAGTTCCTTCAATACATCCGTCTTGAAAGGGGGCTTGCCGACACCACACTCAAGGCGTATGAACACGATGTGCGTCAATACGCAGAGTTTCTGGCGGGACGTGATCTGTCTTCGTTCGCAGAGTCTAGTCTTGCCATTGCTCGTGCATTCTTCGAAACGTTGGCTGAGGCCGGACTGAGCCCGTCGAGCAGGGCGCGGTATCTTTCCTCACTCAAACATCTCCACCGCTTCCTCCTTGGATCACAACGGATCACTGTAGATGTAACGGAAGCAATGGAGCTGCCGCGGTCAAAGAGAACACTCCCCGATTGTTTGTCGGTAGATGAAATGCGTGCGATCCTCGAAGCATTCTCGGGAGATGACGCCTATTCCCTTCGAGACCGTGCGATGGTGGAGACGATGTATGCGTGCGGACTCCGCGTCAGCGAGCTCACGTCCCTGCGTCAACGCGATGTGTTGTTCGATGTTGAACTTATCCGCGTCTTCGGCAAAGGTTCAAAGGAGCGCATCGTTCCCATCGGCCATGAAGCGTTGACGTGGATCTCGAAGTATCAGGCAACAGCACGCGGTCAACTCATTCGCACAGCAGAGACAGACGACGTTCTCTTCCTTTCATCCCGCGGCAAACAGATCTCGCGTATGACGGTGTGGAACATCATTCAGAAGGCATGTGCCGAGGCCGGTATCGAGCAACACGTACATCCGCATATGTTCCGACATTCATTTGCCACCCATCTCCTTGAAGGTGGTGCTGATCTACGCGCCGTGCAGGAGATGCTTGGTCACGCAGACATTGCAACAACACAGATCTACACGCATATCGACCGCGACTACGTCAAGGAAGTTCACACCCTCTTCCATCCACGATCGCATCAGCGCAGATGA
- a CDS encoding DUF1343 domain-containing protein, protein MKFTRSIILICILVLTVVDLSAQVKCGVDNLIDTDFALLRGKKVVLVTHAAARTYRGTSTAEEFLQRTDVATLRLLAPEHGYFGVIAAGKTVADDTVMGVPVISLYGPKRRPDRAMLEGADVVVVDMQDIGVRSYTYISTMTEVMEACAQWNVRLMILDRPNPLGGTIVDGNLPDDTLRSFIGRLPVPYVHGMTMGELATMANAEGWLSKDSLGTARRCSLTVVRCKRWKRGMTWEETGLRWYATSPNIPTINAVRGYAMTGLLGELGPCSIGMGTASPFTAIGAPDFPRDTLLEIHCKRYGVLASRARFQPTSAKYANTVCEGYYLSTQRSWKPYHVALTLLWRLRSLRPESFPDTLAATKHGKMFAKACGSSELVAAIVNGKPLAELERIGRKGVEDFVERRKKHLLYD, encoded by the coding sequence ATGAAGTTCACACGATCGATCATACTGATCTGCATTCTTGTCCTGACCGTCGTTGATCTATCGGCACAGGTCAAGTGCGGCGTTGATAATCTGATCGACACCGACTTCGCATTGTTGCGCGGGAAGAAGGTTGTTCTCGTTACACACGCTGCAGCACGCACCTACCGCGGCACGTCCACCGCCGAGGAGTTTCTTCAACGAACAGACGTTGCAACACTCAGACTGCTTGCACCCGAACACGGCTACTTTGGTGTGATCGCAGCAGGCAAGACCGTGGCCGATGACACGGTGATGGGCGTACCCGTTATCTCCCTCTACGGTCCCAAGCGCCGTCCCGACCGCGCGATGTTGGAAGGGGCTGATGTTGTTGTTGTCGATATGCAGGATATCGGTGTTCGCTCCTATACCTACATCTCCACCATGACGGAGGTGATGGAAGCATGTGCCCAATGGAATGTTCGGCTGATGATCCTCGACCGTCCCAATCCGCTTGGCGGTACGATCGTGGATGGCAATCTGCCTGACGATACGCTTCGGTCGTTCATCGGCAGACTCCCTGTTCCCTACGTGCACGGGATGACCATGGGTGAACTGGCAACGATGGCAAACGCCGAAGGGTGGCTCTCAAAGGACTCGCTTGGTACAGCCCGCAGATGCTCTCTCACCGTAGTGCGATGTAAGCGATGGAAGCGCGGCATGACGTGGGAAGAGACCGGCCTACGCTGGTATGCAACATCACCCAACATCCCAACCATCAATGCAGTGCGTGGATATGCCATGACGGGGCTCCTTGGCGAACTTGGTCCGTGCAGTATCGGTATGGGAACAGCAAGCCCCTTTACCGCAATCGGAGCTCCCGATTTTCCGCGTGATACCCTGTTAGAGATCCATTGCAAACGATATGGCGTTCTGGCTTCGCGAGCGCGGTTTCAGCCAACCTCTGCCAAGTATGCCAACACTGTGTGCGAAGGGTATTACCTCTCTACGCAACGATCGTGGAAGCCCTACCATGTTGCTCTGACGTTGTTATGGCGACTTCGATCGTTACGTCCGGAGTCGTTCCCCGACACCTTGGCCGCAACAAAACACGGCAAGATGTTCGCAAAAGCATGCGGCTCATCGGAACTCGTGGCAGCCATCGTGAACGGTAAGCCCCTTGCCGAACTTGAGCGAATCGGGCGTAAGGGTGTGGAGGACTTTGTGGAGCGGCGGAAGAAGCACCTGCTCTACGACTAG
- a CDS encoding phosphodiester glycosidase family protein: MPLVRSISSFRSIRAILIFILVLLVGIAPIDVEGAVQRSKKKTSQSAKKKSSGSKSASKKSTRSKGGSKKKTRRTRQRAVPLSALTVLSERELSPGVRYIQYRSNGSRSVVVHVISMDRTVPGNALRLIKGEDHATGLERLGDMAKRYDSTSDNQLFAVVNGNFWRAVRNTMIGPCVIDGEVVELNPYKKWTSAFIDVKSQVIIDTFALTGTALLGGRTYSISSVNRRNDSGVVVYNGFGGDNIPHVNTKEIEKAFQEAVKDSVFTDKDSTELALTKDVLKSEILRAQREANGEYPMVKVRVRYLRSPSVNVPFPCQVLSVDTGTVAMPLRGAVVSFPRTMLNGVWPRQGDTLMLTYSTSKHSSTRFMNAVCGTPRLVRNGIPKHEAQTEGSTGRRFIQDNLARTALGVDRSGNRIILAAIRPDRPEDGSHGATLQQTAQIMALLGCYNAMNLDGGGSTGMVVGTDHVFFDGVDPLTRRVGLGVGVVKLSKILRGPR; this comes from the coding sequence ATGCCCTTGGTACGCTCCATATCCTCCTTTCGATCCATTCGCGCGATCCTGATCTTTATCCTGGTTCTCCTCGTTGGGATCGCTCCGATAGATGTTGAGGGGGCTGTCCAACGGTCGAAAAAGAAGACGTCACAATCGGCTAAGAAGAAGTCTTCCGGTTCAAAGTCTGCGAGTAAAAAGTCCACTCGCAGCAAGGGCGGATCAAAGAAAAAGACCCGGCGCACCCGGCAGCGAGCAGTGCCCCTTAGTGCCTTAACGGTGTTGAGTGAACGCGAGCTCTCCCCGGGAGTACGCTATATCCAATACCGATCCAATGGCTCCCGTTCGGTGGTCGTGCACGTGATCTCCATGGACCGAACGGTTCCCGGAAACGCCCTGCGTTTGATCAAGGGCGAGGATCATGCGACCGGCTTGGAACGTCTTGGAGATATGGCCAAGAGATACGATTCCACGAGCGACAATCAGCTCTTCGCCGTGGTCAACGGCAATTTCTGGCGAGCGGTGCGGAATACCATGATCGGACCGTGCGTGATCGACGGAGAGGTGGTTGAACTCAATCCCTATAAGAAGTGGACCAGTGCCTTCATTGACGTAAAGAGTCAGGTGATCATCGATACGTTCGCATTGACCGGTACAGCACTGCTTGGTGGTAGAACCTATTCGATCTCTTCCGTTAATCGACGGAATGATTCCGGAGTAGTGGTCTATAATGGATTCGGCGGCGACAACATTCCGCATGTGAACACCAAGGAGATCGAGAAGGCCTTTCAAGAAGCGGTCAAGGATTCGGTTTTCACCGATAAGGACTCTACCGAACTGGCACTCACAAAGGACGTTCTCAAGAGTGAGATCCTGCGCGCGCAGCGCGAGGCGAACGGCGAGTATCCGATGGTAAAGGTGCGAGTGCGATACCTGCGTTCGCCATCGGTGAACGTGCCCTTCCCGTGCCAGGTGCTGAGCGTCGACACAGGAACGGTCGCAATGCCCCTTCGCGGGGCCGTGGTGTCGTTCCCGCGCACAATGCTCAATGGTGTCTGGCCTCGACAAGGCGACACGCTCATGCTCACGTATTCAACCAGCAAGCACTCATCAACTCGATTCATGAATGCCGTGTGTGGAACGCCTCGACTCGTTCGAAACGGCATCCCCAAACACGAGGCTCAGACAGAAGGCAGCACAGGCCGCCGGTTCATTCAAGACAATCTTGCCCGAACAGCTCTGGGAGTTGATCGTAGTGGCAATCGCATCATCCTGGCCGCCATTCGTCCGGATAGGCCTGAAGACGGTTCACATGGAGCTACGCTGCAACAGACTGCTCAGATCATGGCACTCCTTGGGTGCTACAACGCTATGAATCTCGATGGCGGTGGATCAACAGGTATGGTGGTAGGAACAGACCACGTTTTCTTTGATGGGGTCGATCCGCTTACCCGTCGCGTTGGCCTTGGTGTGGGAGTAGTGAAGCTCTCGAAGATCCTACGCGGACCACGCTAG
- a CDS encoding enoyl-CoA hydratase/isomerase family protein: MSETVILTQSDGVAVLTLNRPDKLNALNAELLGRLEAMLHSVQTDRSVRVIVVTGSGPKAFAAGADIGELHAQDAYSGRLFAERGQRVFNLIEKLGKPVIAAVNGFALGGGCELAMACHMRFASDTAKFGQPEINLGIIPGYGGTQRLPRLVGAPKALELILSGDMVVAEDALALGLVNRIYPAADLLPSTMTFATALASKAPLALTACLEAVQIAGETSALEGLHIEASIFGRTCGTSDFKEGTYAFLQKRQATFTGS; encoded by the coding sequence ATGAGTGAAACCGTGATCCTGACCCAGAGCGACGGAGTAGCCGTCCTCACATTGAACCGCCCGGACAAGCTCAATGCGCTCAATGCCGAGCTGCTGGGAAGGCTTGAAGCCATGCTGCACAGCGTCCAAACGGACCGCTCGGTGCGCGTGATTGTCGTCACCGGAAGTGGCCCCAAGGCGTTCGCAGCCGGCGCTGACATCGGTGAACTGCATGCGCAGGACGCCTATTCCGGCAGACTCTTTGCCGAGCGTGGGCAACGCGTCTTCAATCTCATCGAGAAGCTTGGCAAGCCCGTGATCGCAGCAGTGAACGGGTTTGCGCTTGGCGGTGGATGTGAGCTTGCAATGGCCTGTCATATGCGGTTCGCCTCTGATACAGCCAAGTTCGGTCAGCCGGAGATCAACCTTGGCATCATCCCCGGATATGGCGGAACGCAGCGTCTCCCTCGTTTGGTGGGTGCACCAAAGGCCTTGGAACTCATCCTCAGCGGAGACATGGTCGTGGCCGAGGATGCACTTGCCCTAGGGTTGGTCAATAGGATCTACCCTGCTGCCGATCTTCTTCCGTCCACAATGACCTTTGCAACAGCCCTTGCCTCAAAGGCCCCACTTGCCCTGACGGCATGTCTCGAGGCTGTTCAGATCGCCGGCGAGACCTCTGCCCTTGAAGGTTTGCATATCGAGGCGAGCATTTTTGGACGAACATGCGGAACGAGTGACTTCAAGGAAGGCACTTATGCCTTCTTGCAGAAGCGTCAGGCCACGTTCACCGGTTCTTGA
- a CDS encoding PQQ-dependent sugar dehydrogenase: protein MIALAVVFILGAVAVVGQEPGTIPWTPIESGGLVSVSIEVPSKYSAVGLSPTQHRISIPQGWKASVYYAGAPMDKGRFMAWGPDSVLFIASMNSSRILALPDRDRNGIADTVIEAARGFSTGHDVRFWRDTMYVGQEAGVVKLWRSNPSTYVYDNRVTIINKADQANQLGGNHRTRTVVIDTNRKKLYLSVGSRGNADRETNRAVIEEYELDGSGRRVFASGTRNAVGMTLHPRTGKLWANNNGSDNQGNNVPPEWVDIVRDGGFYGYPFAYHFRRWYTFTGDYGDILPITSADTARLATMVPPGALVDAHCAPMALVFTESSALPEYRYGAFMAMRGSWNRNPPSGAKIVFLRFDSDEDTIANAVVDFCTGFISDTNNVSTRWARPVGLAIAADGSVYVSLDEGKQCILKLTPPTTTSVDDEAEAQELRVYPNPVRDVLECTVPIETTRITLYDAHGARVDQRMNVNGTVRFPTEGIPNGIYIVVVEGKWRILTKNVVVAR from the coding sequence ATGATCGCTCTAGCCGTAGTCTTCATCCTTGGCGCGGTTGCCGTAGTTGGCCAAGAACCGGGTACGATCCCGTGGACTCCGATAGAATCAGGGGGACTTGTCTCTGTTTCGATCGAGGTGCCAAGTAAATACTCTGCGGTAGGGTTGAGTCCTACGCAACACCGAATATCCATACCACAAGGGTGGAAGGCATCGGTGTACTACGCCGGAGCTCCGATGGATAAGGGGCGATTCATGGCGTGGGGACCGGACTCTGTTCTCTTTATCGCGAGTATGAACAGCTCACGTATCCTTGCCCTTCCTGACAGAGATCGAAACGGTATAGCTGATACGGTCATCGAAGCTGCCCGTGGTTTCAGTACCGGACACGATGTACGTTTCTGGAGAGATACGATGTACGTTGGACAAGAAGCCGGTGTGGTGAAGCTCTGGAGAAGTAACCCATCAACCTATGTCTATGACAATCGTGTTACGATCATCAACAAGGCGGACCAAGCGAATCAACTTGGTGGCAATCACCGAACGAGAACGGTGGTCATTGATACGAATCGCAAGAAGCTCTATCTCAGCGTAGGCTCAAGGGGGAATGCTGATCGCGAAACGAATCGCGCTGTGATCGAGGAGTATGAATTGGATGGAAGCGGAAGGAGAGTGTTCGCTTCGGGTACAAGAAATGCGGTAGGTATGACCCTTCACCCGAGAACCGGGAAACTTTGGGCTAACAACAATGGCAGTGACAATCAAGGAAACAACGTCCCGCCCGAATGGGTCGATATCGTGCGTGATGGCGGATTCTACGGATATCCGTTCGCATATCATTTCAGACGTTGGTATACCTTCACCGGCGATTATGGTGACATCCTCCCGATAACCTCCGCAGATACTGCCAGACTTGCTACCATGGTTCCTCCCGGAGCTCTTGTTGATGCTCACTGTGCACCAATGGCTCTTGTCTTTACGGAATCATCAGCACTGCCGGAGTACCGATATGGGGCCTTCATGGCCATGCGTGGTTCGTGGAACCGAAACCCGCCAAGTGGAGCCAAGATCGTGTTCTTGCGGTTCGATAGCGATGAGGATACCATCGCCAACGCCGTTGTCGATTTCTGTACCGGATTCATCTCCGATACCAATAACGTGAGCACGCGTTGGGCTCGTCCGGTCGGACTTGCCATCGCTGCCGATGGAAGTGTCTACGTCTCACTTGATGAAGGGAAACAATGCATTCTGAAGCTCACACCACCAACGACCACATCGGTCGATGATGAAGCTGAAGCACAAGAGTTACGGGTGTATCCGAATCCCGTTCGTGATGTCTTGGAATGTACTGTTCCTATCGAGACTACACGCATAACACTCTACGACGCACACGGCGCACGTGTTGATCAGCGGATGAACGTCAATGGTACTGTACGATTCCCAACTGAGGGTATTCCCAACGGCATATACATCGTTGTCGTTGAAGGAAAGTGGCGGATCCTTACGAAGAACGTTGTTGTAGCACGTTGA